Genomic window (Chryseobacterium sp. H1D6B):
ATTTAAGCGACGCACCTTGGCCAATGACAAAAGCAGAACTTATTGACTACGCAATCAGAACTGGTGCACCTATGGAAGTGGTAGAAAATCTTCAGGCAATTGAAGACGAAGGAGAGGTTTACGATGCGATTGACGAGATCTGGAGTGACTATCCAACGGACGAAGATTACCTTTGGAACGAAGACGAATACTAAAAACAGCTAAAAGCTTTAAGCAGCACGCTTAAGGCTTTTTAGATATATCATAAACACAATTAAGTGTAATAATAAAATGCTCAGGACTAAAGTTTTGGGCCTAAATCAAAATTTTTATGAGTTTTTTAAATAAAGTTCTTAAAGGGTTTTTGGGAGACAAAAAAGCGCAGGACCTAAAAGAAGTAAAAA
Coding sequences:
- a CDS encoding DUF2795 domain-containing protein, producing the protein MYWTLELASYLSDAPWPMTKAELIDYAIRTGAPMEVVENLQAIEDEGEVYDAIDEIWSDYPTDEDYLWNEDEY